The following coding sequences are from one Spea bombifrons isolate aSpeBom1 chromosome 13, aSpeBom1.2.pri, whole genome shotgun sequence window:
- the ACTR5 gene encoding actin-related protein 5, with the protein MAAPRPAANVFTFRDARTNPDPVQEPVLDGPAVVVLDNGSFQLRAGWAGKGPPLQLRSVVARSRGGPRSLSRVGNDIPNLEPLRWLLRTPFDRNLPVNLELQELLCDHVFQKLGVASQGCVEYPIVFTEAPCTPLHVRQMVSELLFECYRVPKVSFGVDGLYSFYHNKNDLSPRSGLVVSSGYHCTHILPVLGGRLDAKNSKRINIGGFHAVTYLQRLLQLKYPGHVSAITLSRMEEILHDHCYVPEDYMEELQKWRCPDYYEQNVHKMQLPFSSKLLNSAIPSEEKQERRQQQLRRLQELNARRKEEKLQQDQERLDRLLYVQELLEDGHVEQFHKALVELNMDSAEELQSYIHKLGAAVEQGRQRLLVEAIDSKPQTPETTAEQDDMEGISELEPLSSEEPMETEKTAPNVQAMFNIAEYHQMYLGTERIRVPEILFQPSLIGEDQAGLAETMQYILDRYPPEVQLELVQNVFLTGGNMMYPGVLGRMEKELLQMRPFGSRFQVSVASHPVLDAWHGASDWALQNVEGEDGWISRQDYEEKGGEYLKEHAASNQCTGIHLPKPASRGTQALASQETDNALPTSTGAAQ; encoded by the exons ATGGCTGCGCCCAGACCTGCGGCTAACGTTTTCACGTTTCGTGATGCCAGAACGAATCCTGACCCCGTACAGGAGCCGGTACTTGACGGCCCGGCTGTGGTCGTATTGGACAACGGCTCGTTCCAGTTACGGGCGGGATGGGCAGGGAAAGGCCCTCCGTTGCAGCTCCGCTCTGTAGTGGCTCGGAGCCGCGGAGGGCCCCGTAGCTTGAGCCGGGTGGGTAATGACATCCCGAACCTGGAGCCCCTTCGCTGGTTGCTTCGGACACCGTTTGATCGGAATCTGCCGGTTAATTTGGAGTTGCAGGAGCTGCTGTGTGATCATGTCTTCCAGAAGCTGGGGGTGGCCTCACAG GGATGTGTTGAATACCCCATTGTATTCACCGAGGCTCCCTGCACTCCGCTTCATGTCCGGCAGATGGTGTCTGAGCTTCTCTTTGAGTGTTACCGCGTTCCCAAAGTATCTTTTGGGGTTGACGGGCTGTACAGTTTCTATCACAACAAGAACGATCTGTCGCCGCGGAGTGGGCTCGTTGTCTCATCCGGCTACCACTGCACTCACATACTCCCCGTCCTGGGTGGGAG ATTGGATGCCAAGAACTCCAAGAGGATAAATATCGGCGGCTTCCATGCGGTCACCTACCTCCAACGCCTGCTGCAGCTAAAATACCCAGGACACGTTTCTGCCATCACGCTAAGCCGCATGGAGGAGATCTTGCATGATCACTGCTACGTGCCAGAAGATTACATGGAAG AACTCCAGAAGTGGCGTTGCCCGGATTACTATGAACAGAATGTGCACAAGATGCAGCTTCCGTTTTCCAGCAAGCTCCTGAACAGCGCAATACCCTCTGAGGAGAAGCAGGAGCGCCGACAACAGCAGCTAAGACGTCTGCAGGAGCTGAATGCGCGACGCAAGGAGGAAAAGCTCCAGCAGGACCAGGAGCGGTTGGACCGGCTGCTGTATGTACAG gaGCTTCTGGAGGATGGTCACGTCGAGCAGTTCCACAAAGCCTTGGTGGAGTTGAACATGGACTCTGCAGAAGAGCTGCAGTCTTACATCCATAAGCTTGGTGCAGCTGTGGAGCAGGGCAGGCAGAGGTTGCTGGTTGAGGCTATTGACAGCAAGCCACAG ACTCCAGAAACTACAGCAGAACAGGATGACATGGAAGGGATCTCTGAGCTGGAGCCTCTCTCCTCTGAGGAGCCGATGGAGACTGAAAAGACAGCGCCTAATGTCCAG GCCATGTTCAATATTGCTGAATACCACCAAATGTATCTTGGCACAGAGAGAATTCGTGTCCCAGAGATCCTATTCCAACCGTCGCTGATTGGGGAGGACCAAGCTGGCCTTGCAGAAACCATGCAATATATCCTTGACCG CTACCCTCCTGAAGTGCAACTAGAGCTGGTCCAAAATGTCTTCCTCACGGGAGGTAATATGATGTATCCAGGGGTGCTGGGCAGGATGGAGAAGGAGCTGCTACAAATGAGGCCATTTGGTTCCCGCTTCCAG GTTTCCGTGGCTTCTCACCCTGTCCTGGATGCCTGGCATGGAGCATCAGACTGGGCCTTACAGAATGTGGAGGGGGAAGACGGATGGATTAGCCGCCAGGACTATGAAGAGAAGGGAGGGGAATACCTGAAAGAACATGCTGCCTCCAATCAATGTACGGGCATTCACCTCCCCAAACCTGCTTCCCGTGGCACGCAAGCGCTCGCCTCCCAGGAGACCGACAATGCTCTGCCGACAAGTACAGGAGCCGCTCAGTAA